One segment of Anomalospiza imberbis isolate Cuckoo-Finch-1a 21T00152 chromosome 2, ASM3175350v1, whole genome shotgun sequence DNA contains the following:
- the TRAPPC10 gene encoding trafficking protein particle complex subunit 10 isoform X3, which produces MEWRRSYGRAPKMIHLESNFVQFKEELLPKEGNKALLTFPFLHIYWTECCDTEVYKTTVKDDITKWQNVLKAHSSVDWLIVVVESDAKKKNKTNILPRTSIVDKIRNDFCNKQSDRCVVLSDPLKDSSRSQESWNAFLTKLRTLLLMSFTKNLGKFEDDMRTLREKRTEPGWSFCEYFMVQEELAFVFEMLQQFEDALVQYDELDALFSQYVVNFGAGDGANWLTFFCQPVRSWNGLILRKPIDMEKRELIQNQEATLLDLRSYLFSRQCTLLIFLQRPWEVSQRALELLHNCVQELKLLEVSVPPGALDCWVFLSCLEVLQRIEGCCDKAQIDANVSHTVGLWSYATEKLKSLGYLCGLVSEKGPNSEDLNRTVDLLAGLGAERPETANASQSPYKKLKEALSSVEAFEKHYLDLSHATIEMYTNIGRIRSAKLVGKDLAEFYMRKKGPQKAEVYLQGALKTYLAEGWALLVTHTRKQLAECQKQLGQIENYLQTSSLLAGDNHLTEEERKRFCQEILDFTNQQAENQGQKVILPMHSFAQLKTLHFDPPNAVVHVGGKLSIELTLLSQMPIPVQVDQVAIHVHFSIEKNSYRKTAEWLTKHKTSNGVISFPSEIAGLPLSRNSLPALELAEMYERSPSDNSLNTAGIICKNAHMLLRRQESSSSLDVPSGLTLEDGAHVLKCNNLTLEPGDNKITFTIQAKEPGTYTLRQLCTSVGKVQFVLLHIYPIVQYDVYSQEPQLKVEPMTESLLAGIPQKVKFTVTTGHYTMKSGDALQLSNADAMPILYHPESKAVIYSNTREKISESSLRIQSSEKITSISLPVAPAYHVIEFELEVMYLPSATESAVEKGNTINKENHRKNKEKQKQDNCMATVDQKVTIDCPWSIYSTIIALTFCIPFNAKHSLLSAGKRKYVQVCVQNLSELCFQLSDYSLKNSAECADLQLVPLNPASQQVVYSKQSIFFVWELKWTKELPLSLQCLFSVSFCPATSEEQSLTLKPFTYEFQVENFFTLYHVKTEIFPPLDAEYCKTGSLCSLEVSITRLVELSEVDRDEALTESDGYCTTKLMYEVVDNSSNWAVCGKSSGVISMPVAPRATHKVHMEVMPLFAGHLPFPDVRLFKYLPHHSAHSMQLDADSWIENDNLSVDKNVDEQADSSSIRSRGSLHSTASGEHKGLPMPRLQPFSPGQVFNSSTGMQILVIPSKDDHVLEVNVT; this is translated from the exons ATGGAATGGAGGAG GTCTTATGGCCGTGCTCCGAAGATGATTCACCTGGAATCCAACTTTGTTCAGTTTAAAGAGGAGCTACTACCCAAAGAGGGGAATAAAGCCCTTTTGACTTTTCCCTTCCTTCATATTTATTGGACAGAATGTTGT GACACGGAAGTGTACAAAACCACAGTCAAGGATGACATCACCAAGTGGCAGAACGTTCTCAAAGCTCACAGCTCTGTGGACTGGCTGATTGTGGTGGTTGAGAGTGATGccaagaaaaagaacaaaaccaataTCCTTCCCCGAACCTCTATAGTAGATAAAATAAGGAATGACTTCTGTAACAAGCAAAGTGACAG ATGTGTGGTACTTTCTGACCCTTTGAAAGACTCTTCCCGTTCTCAGGAATCTTGGAATGCCTTCCTGACCAAACTCAGGACATTGCTTCTCATGTCCTTTACCAAAAACTTAGGCAAATTTGAAGATGACATGAGAACTCTGAGAGAGAAAAGGACTGAGCCAGGGTGGAGCTTCTGCGAGTATTTCATGGTCCAG GAAGAGCTGGCCTTTGTCTTTGAGATGCTGCAGCAGTTTGAGGATGCCCTGGTGCAGTATGATGAGCTGGATGCCTTGTTCTCTCAGTACGTTGTCAACTTTGGGGCTGGTG ATGGTGCAAACTGGCTGACCTTTTTTTGCCAGCCAGTGAGGAGCTGGAATGGTTTAATTCTGCGGAAGCCAATAGACATGGAGAAGAGGGAGCTGATTCAGAACCAAGAGGCGACGCTGCTGGACCTGCGCAGTTACCTGTTCTCCCGGCAGTGCACGCTCTTGATCTTCCTGCAGAGGCCATGGGAGGTTTCCCAGCGAGCACTGGAGCTTCTTCACAACTGTGTGCAGGAGCTCAAGCTGTTGGAA GTCTCAGTTCCTCCTGGAGCTTTGGATTGCTGGGTGTTTTTGAGTTGCTTGGAAGTCTTACAGAGAATAGAAGGCTGCTGTGATAAGGCTCAAATAGATGCAAATGTTTCCCACACAGTTGGCCTGTGGAGCTATGCCACGGAGAAG TTAAAATCTCTGGGTTACCTGTGTGGACTTGTGTCAGAGAAGGGACCCAATTCAGAAGACCTTAACAGGACTGTGGATCTGttagcagggctgggagcagagcgcCCTGAAACAG CCAATGCATCACAGAGCCCTTACAAGAAACTCAAAGAGGCCTTATCATCTGTAGAAGCTTTTGAAAAACACTACTTA GATCTGTCCCATGCCACCATTGAAATGTACACAAATATTGGAAGAATTCGCTCAGCTAAGCTTGTGGGAAAGGACTTGGCAGAGTTTTATAT GAGGAAGAAAGGTCCCCAGAAGGCAGAGGTGTATCTTCAAGGAGCACTGAAAACCTACCTTGCTGAGGGCTGGGCGCTGCTGGTCACACACACGAGGAAGCAGCTGGCTGAGTGTCAGAAGCAGCTTGGGCAGATAGAAAA TTATCTCCAAACAAGCAGCCTTTTAGCTGGTGATAATCACTTAACAGAAGAGGAACGCAAAAGATTTTGCCAAGAAATACTAGATTTTACCAATCAGCAAGCAGAGAACCAAG GTCAAAAGGTTATATTGCCTATGCACTCCTTTGCCCAGCTGAAAACTCTGCATTTTGACCCTCCAAATGCTGTTGTCCATGTGGGTGGGAAGTTGTCCATCGAGTTGACTTTGCTGAGCCAAATGCCCATCCCTGTCCAGGTGGACCAGGTTGCCATCCACGTTCACTTCAGCATTGAGAAGAACAGCTACAGGAAAACAGCCGAGTGGCTCACCAAGCACAAAACTTCCAACGGTGTCATCAGCTTCCCAAGTGAAATTGCCGGCTTGCCTTTGTCCAGAAACAGCCTGCCAGCACTGGAGCTGGCTGAAATGTACGAGAGGAGCCCCTCGGACAACTCCTTGAACACAGCAGGAATCATCTGCAAGAACGCGCACATGCTGCTGCGGcggcaggagagcagcagctccctggacGTGCCCTCGGGGCTCACTTTGGAAGATGGGGCTCACGTCTTGAAGTGCAACAACTTGACTCTGGAACCAGGGGACAATAAAATAACCTTCACTATTCAG GCCAAAGAACCTGGGACATACACGCTCAGGCAGCTGTGCACTTCAGTGGGAAAGGTGCAGTTTGTCCTTCTTCACATCTACCCCATCGTGCAGTACGATGTGTActcccaggagccccagctcaAAGTGGAGCCCATGACTG AAAGCCTTTTGGCTGGCATTCCCCAGAAGGTGAAGTTCACAGTGACCACTGGTCACTACACCATGAAGAGCGGGGACGCTCTGCAGCTGAGCAACGCGGATGCCATGCCCATCCTGTACCACCCTGAGAGCAAGGCTGTGATCTACTCCAACACCAGGG AAAAGATCTCAGAGTCATCATTAAGGATTCAGTCTTCTGAGAAGATCACAAGCATCAGCTTGCCAGTGGCTCCTGCTTACCATGTGATTGAATTTGAACTAGAAGTCATGTATTTGCCATCAGCCACAGAATCTGCAGTGGAGAAGGGAAATActataaataaagaaaatcacagaaaaaacaaagagaagcagaaacagGACAACTGCATGGCTACTGTTGATCAAAAA gtGACCATTGATTGTCCTTGGTCGATTTACTCCACTATTATTGCATTAACATTCTGCATACCCTTTAATGCCAAGCATTCCTTGTTGTCAGCTGGCAAACG GAAATATGTGCAAGTCTGCGTACAGAATTTGTCAGAACTCTGTTTCCAGCTTTCAGACTACAGCCTAAAAAATTCTGCTGAGTGTGCAGATTTGCAGCTGGTACCCCTCAACCCTGCATCTCAACAG GTCGTGTACAGTAAGCAATCAATATTCTTTGTATGGGAATTGAAGTGGACAAAAGAGCTTCCTCTCTCCTTGCAGTGCCTGTTTTCAGTCAGCTTTTGTCCAGCTACCTCTGAAGAACAGTCTCTTACCTTGAAGCCGTTCACTTACGAATTCCAAGTGGAAAATTTTTTT ACATTGTACCATGTGAAAACTGAAATCTTCCCACCCTTGGATGCAGAGTACTGTAAAACAGGCTCACTCTGCTCCTTAGAGGTGTCCATCACCCGACTTGTTGAGCTCTCTGAGGTTGACAGAGATGAAGCATTAACAGAATCAGATGGATATTGCACAACAAAACTTATGTATGAAG TTGTTGACAACAGTAGTAACTGGGCAGTCTGTGGAAAAAGCTCTGGAGTGATTTCTATGCCTGTAGCACCTCGAGCAACTCACAAAGTGCACATGGAAGTGATGCCGCTGTTTGCTGGGCATCTGCCTTtccctgatgtcagattgtttAAATACCTCCCTCACCATTCTGCTCACTCCATGCAGCTTGATGCTG ATAGCTGGATTGAAAATGATAACCTGTCTGTGGACAAGAATGTGGATGAgcaggctgacagcagcagcatcaggaGCAGGGGGAGCCTGCATTCCACAGCCAGTGGGGAGCACAAGGGTCTGCCCATGCCCCGGCTCCAGCCCTTCTCCCCGGGCCAGGTCTtcaacagcagcacagggatgcAAATCCTGGTCATTCCCAGCAAGGACGACCACGTTCTGGAGGTCAACGTCACGTGA